From a single Campylobacter concisus genomic region:
- the lysA gene encoding diaminopimelate decarboxylase, translated as MDFKELASRYKTPLYIYDFNHIKNRYEALKNAFFARKSLICYAVKANSNLSVLKFLADLGAGFDCVSIGEVKRALLAGAKRYQIIFSGVGKSDDELKEALKNEILLINVESFAELLRLEKIAKGLNLKARISIRVNPGVDAKTHPYISTGLNENKFGVDAETAKRMYIHAKASNSLEPTGIHFHIGSQLTSLSPIIDAANIVSELLRELRALEIDIKFFDVGGGLGIIYNDEKEINLYDYAQGILAALKGQDVTIVCEPGRFIVGNAGYFVASVLYEKFNGKKRFVITDGAMNDLIRPSLYGAHHEIFVCGKDKNLGPCDVVGPVCESGDFLAKDIELPECDSGDIIVVKGAGAYGFSMSSNYNTRNRAAEVCVLDGKDRLIRRRENFEDVVALEREFLESADARAK; from the coding sequence ATGGATTTTAAAGAGCTTGCAAGTAGATACAAAACCCCACTTTACATTTATGATTTTAACCATATAAAAAATCGCTATGAAGCACTAAAGAATGCATTTTTTGCTAGAAAATCTCTCATTTGTTATGCGGTGAAAGCAAACTCAAATTTAAGTGTTTTGAAATTTCTAGCTGATCTTGGAGCTGGATTTGATTGTGTTAGCATTGGTGAAGTAAAAAGAGCGCTTTTAGCAGGTGCAAAGAGATATCAGATCATTTTTAGCGGTGTTGGCAAGAGCGATGATGAGCTAAAAGAGGCTTTAAAAAATGAGATTTTACTCATAAATGTCGAGAGTTTTGCTGAACTTTTAAGACTTGAAAAGATCGCAAAAGGGCTAAACTTAAAGGCAAGAATTAGCATTAGGGTAAATCCAGGTGTCGATGCAAAAACTCACCCATATATCTCAACGGGACTAAATGAAAATAAATTTGGTGTTGATGCTGAAACAGCTAAAAGAATGTACATCCACGCTAAAGCTTCAAACTCTCTTGAGCCAACTGGCATACATTTTCATATCGGCTCTCAGCTAACATCACTTAGCCCGATAATCGATGCTGCAAATATCGTTAGCGAGCTTTTAAGAGAGCTAAGAGCGCTTGAGATTGATATCAAATTTTTCGATGTTGGCGGCGGACTCGGTATCATTTATAACGATGAAAAAGAGATAAATTTATACGACTATGCTCAAGGAATTTTAGCTGCGCTAAAAGGCCAAGACGTGACTATCGTATGCGAGCCAGGACGCTTTATCGTAGGTAATGCTGGCTACTTTGTTGCAAGCGTTTTATATGAAAAATTTAACGGCAAAAAGAGATTTGTCATCACTGATGGCGCGATGAATGATCTTATTAGACCAAGCCTTTACGGTGCTCATCATGAAATTTTTGTTTGTGGCAAGGATAAAAATTTAGGCCCATGCGATGTGGTTGGTCCAGTTTGTGAAAGTGGCGATTTTTTAGCAAAAGATATAGAGTTGCCAGAGTGCGATAGTGGCGATATTATCGTTGTAAAAGGTGCTGGAGCTTATGGTTTTAGCATGAGCTCAAACTACAACACAAGAAACAGAGCCGCTGAAGTTTGCGTGCTTGATGGCAAAGACAGACTTATAAGAAGACGTGAGAACTTTGAAGATGTCGTGGCACTTGAGAGAGAATTTTTGGAGAGCGCTGATGCAAGAGCTAAATGA